One segment of Micromonospora parathelypteridis DNA contains the following:
- a CDS encoding discoidin domain-containing protein — protein MTSHATSARPRPRRAVRHLLVGLTVALVAALSPTGATTPAQAAPTLLSQGRPATASSTENAGTPAAAAVDGNTGTRWASAFSDPQWLQVDLGSRATISQVNLLWEGAYGRAFQLQTSDDGATWTTIYSTTTGTGGTQNLTVTGAGRYVRMNGTARGTGYGYSLWEFQVYGETGGTTPTCGSTNVAQGSPATASSNQDAGLAASAAVDGNPGTRWASAASDPQWLRVDLGSTRTICRVVLTWEAAYARAFQLQTSADGSTWTSIYSTTTGTGGTQSLTVSGTGRYLRMYGTARGTAYGYSLWELAVNTTGGTSEPPVGTTDPYNPNLGPNTFVFDPSTPTSTIQSRLNTLFTQQETNQFGPQRYSVLFKPGTYTADVNLGFFTQVAGLGMSPDDVNLNGHVRAEAFWMGGNATQNFWRAAENLSVTLPAGQTVERWAVSQAAPYRRMHLRGAQNQIQLWNGGDGWSSGGLLADTRIDGLVVSGSQQQWYSRNSEFGNGWTGSVWNMVFQGVVGAPAPSFPNPSHTVIGQTPQVREKPFLYVDGTGEYRVFVPALRTNSTGTSWYNKTPAGSSISLSQFFVVQTGTSAATINAALAQGKHLLFTPGVHHVTEPIQVNRADTVILGLGLATIQADNGTVGMRVADVDGVKVAGIMFEAGTTNSPVLMEVGPSGSSASHATNPTSLHDVFFRIGGPHVGKATNTLTVNSDNVIGDHMWLWRADHAASGVPTGWTLNTADTGLTVNGDNVTMYGLFVEHYQKYQTIWNGNGGRTYFYQNELPYDPPNQAAWMNGTTRGYAAYKVADSVTSHGAWGLGSYSYFNVNPAVVEERSFEVPTNPNVRFTNMVTVSLGGVGTINRVINNVGGTANAANQTVYLTNYP, from the coding sequence ATGACATCTCATGCAACATCCGCACGTCCGCGTCCCCGGCGGGCCGTCCGGCACCTGCTCGTCGGGCTCACCGTGGCCCTGGTCGCGGCGCTCAGCCCGACCGGCGCCACCACACCCGCGCAGGCCGCGCCCACCCTGCTCTCCCAGGGCCGCCCCGCCACCGCCTCGTCCACCGAGAACGCCGGCACCCCGGCCGCTGCCGCCGTCGACGGCAACACCGGCACACGCTGGGCCAGCGCGTTCAGCGACCCGCAGTGGCTCCAGGTCGACCTGGGCTCCCGGGCCACCATCAGCCAGGTGAACCTGCTCTGGGAGGGCGCCTACGGTCGGGCCTTCCAGCTCCAGACCTCCGACGACGGCGCCACCTGGACCACCATCTACTCGACGACCACCGGTACCGGCGGCACCCAGAACCTCACCGTCACCGGTGCCGGCCGCTACGTACGGATGAACGGCACCGCCCGGGGCACCGGCTACGGCTACTCGCTCTGGGAGTTCCAGGTCTACGGCGAGACCGGCGGCACCACACCGACCTGCGGCAGCACCAACGTCGCGCAGGGCAGCCCGGCGACCGCCTCGTCCAACCAGGACGCCGGCCTCGCGGCGTCCGCCGCGGTCGACGGCAACCCGGGCACCAGGTGGGCCAGCGCCGCCAGCGACCCACAGTGGCTGCGCGTCGACCTCGGCAGCACCCGGACGATCTGCCGGGTGGTGCTCACCTGGGAGGCCGCGTACGCCCGGGCCTTCCAGCTCCAGACCTCGGCCGACGGGTCCACCTGGACCAGCATCTACTCGACGACCACCGGCACCGGTGGGACACAGTCCCTCACCGTCTCCGGCACTGGCCGCTACCTGCGGATGTACGGCACCGCCCGGGGCACCGCCTACGGCTACTCGCTGTGGGAGCTGGCGGTGAACACGACCGGCGGGACCAGCGAGCCCCCGGTCGGCACGACCGACCCGTACAACCCCAACCTCGGGCCGAACACGTTCGTCTTCGACCCGAGCACCCCGACGTCGACCATCCAGAGTCGACTGAACACCCTCTTCACCCAGCAGGAGACCAACCAGTTCGGCCCGCAGCGCTACTCGGTGCTGTTCAAGCCCGGCACCTACACCGCCGACGTCAACCTCGGCTTCTTCACCCAGGTCGCCGGGCTCGGGATGAGCCCGGACGACGTCAACCTCAACGGCCACGTCCGCGCCGAGGCCTTCTGGATGGGCGGCAACGCCACCCAGAACTTCTGGCGGGCCGCCGAGAACCTCTCGGTCACCCTGCCCGCCGGGCAGACCGTGGAGCGCTGGGCGGTGTCCCAGGCCGCGCCGTACCGGCGGATGCACCTGCGGGGCGCGCAGAACCAGATCCAGCTCTGGAACGGCGGCGACGGCTGGTCCAGTGGTGGCCTGCTGGCCGACACCCGCATCGACGGGCTGGTCGTCTCCGGCTCCCAGCAGCAGTGGTACTCCCGCAACAGCGAGTTCGGCAACGGCTGGACCGGCTCGGTGTGGAACATGGTCTTCCAGGGCGTCGTCGGCGCGCCGGCGCCGAGCTTCCCCAACCCGTCGCACACCGTCATCGGCCAGACCCCGCAGGTGCGGGAGAAGCCGTTCCTCTACGTCGACGGCACCGGTGAGTACCGGGTCTTCGTGCCGGCGCTGCGCACCAACTCGACCGGCACCAGCTGGTACAACAAGACCCCGGCCGGCTCGTCCATCTCGCTGTCGCAGTTCTTCGTCGTCCAGACCGGCACCAGCGCCGCCACCATCAACGCGGCCCTCGCCCAGGGCAAGCACCTGCTCTTCACCCCGGGCGTGCACCACGTCACCGAGCCGATCCAGGTGAACCGGGCCGACACGGTGATCCTCGGCCTCGGCCTGGCGACCATCCAGGCCGACAACGGCACCGTCGGGATGCGGGTGGCCGATGTGGACGGCGTCAAGGTCGCCGGCATCATGTTCGAGGCCGGCACGACCAACTCGCCGGTGCTGATGGAGGTCGGGCCGTCCGGCTCGTCCGCCAGCCACGCCACGAACCCGACCTCGCTGCACGACGTGTTCTTCCGCATCGGCGGGCCACACGTCGGCAAGGCCACCAACACGCTGACCGTCAACAGCGACAACGTGATCGGCGACCACATGTGGTTGTGGCGGGCCGACCACGCGGCCTCCGGCGTACCCACCGGGTGGACGCTGAACACCGCCGACACCGGGCTCACGGTCAACGGCGACAACGTCACCATGTACGGCCTCTTCGTCGAGCACTACCAGAAGTACCAGACCATCTGGAACGGCAACGGTGGCCGGACGTACTTCTACCAGAACGAGCTGCCGTACGACCCGCCCAACCAGGCCGCCTGGATGAACGGGACGACCCGGGGTTACGCCGCGTACAAGGTCGCGGATTCGGTGACCAGCCACGGGGCGTGGGGACTGGGCAGCTACAGCTACTTCAACGTCAATCCCGCCGTGGTCGAGGAGCGGTCCTTCGAGGTGCCCACCAACCCGAACGTGCGGTTCACCAACATGGTGACCGTCTCGCTCGGCGGCGTCGGCACCATCAACCGGGTGATCAACAACGTCGGCGGCACCGCCAACGCGGCCAACCAGACGGTGTACCTGACCAACTACCCCTGA
- a CDS encoding ROK family transcriptional regulator, giving the protein MELARATNRSVRLRNRSALLTKLFLDGPLTRQDLVRSTGLSQPAVSNVVADLIDEGLVAEAGAAESDGGRPSMLLRIAPRFAFVVGVDVGETRVRVELFDFAMTLLASIEYPLDPARTEPHLVAGHVLAGIDAVTGQAGVAPGDVLGVGIGVSGVVEQGTEAVVHAQALGWDRVPLERLIGAGTDLPLHIDNGAKTLGQAEMWFGAGRGARHAVFALVGSGVGASVVTNGATYRGASSSAGEWGHTTLVYGGRACRCGARGCLEAYVGAEAIIDRYREARRGRPVPGEDEESQIAALVTAAETSATARRVLDDTAGYLGAGVANLINLFNPERVVLGGWAAMALGDLLPAVREAAGRQALRQPYEQASIELCRLGVDAVALGAATLPIARFLTEGGVRR; this is encoded by the coding sequence GTGGAGCTGGCGCGTGCCACCAACCGCAGCGTGCGGTTGCGTAACCGGTCCGCACTGCTGACCAAGCTCTTCCTCGACGGCCCGCTCACTCGGCAGGACCTGGTGCGCAGCACCGGGCTGAGTCAGCCGGCGGTCAGCAACGTGGTGGCCGACCTGATCGACGAAGGGCTGGTCGCCGAGGCCGGGGCTGCCGAGTCCGACGGTGGCCGGCCCAGCATGCTGTTGCGGATCGCGCCCCGCTTCGCCTTCGTGGTCGGCGTGGACGTCGGCGAGACCCGGGTCCGGGTGGAGTTGTTCGACTTCGCGATGACCCTGCTGGCCAGCATCGAGTACCCGCTCGACCCGGCCCGTACCGAGCCGCACCTGGTGGCCGGGCACGTGCTGGCCGGAATCGACGCGGTCACGGGTCAGGCCGGGGTGGCCCCCGGTGACGTGCTCGGCGTCGGCATCGGCGTCTCGGGGGTGGTCGAGCAGGGCACCGAGGCCGTCGTGCACGCCCAGGCCCTCGGCTGGGACCGGGTGCCGCTGGAGCGCCTGATCGGCGCCGGCACCGATCTGCCGCTGCACATCGACAACGGCGCGAAGACCCTCGGCCAGGCCGAGATGTGGTTCGGCGCCGGCCGCGGCGCCCGGCACGCCGTCTTCGCGCTGGTCGGCTCCGGCGTGGGCGCGTCGGTGGTCACCAACGGCGCGACCTACCGGGGCGCGTCCAGCAGCGCGGGGGAGTGGGGACACACCACCCTCGTGTACGGCGGGCGGGCCTGCCGGTGCGGCGCGCGCGGCTGCCTGGAGGCGTACGTGGGCGCGGAGGCGATCATCGACCGGTACCGGGAGGCGCGCCGGGGTCGACCGGTCCCGGGCGAGGACGAGGAGTCCCAGATCGCCGCGCTGGTCACCGCCGCCGAGACCTCTGCCACCGCCCGGCGGGTGCTGGACGACACCGCCGGCTACCTCGGCGCCGGGGTGGCCAACCTGATCAACCTGTTCAACCCGGAGCGGGTGGTGCTCGGTGGCTGGGCGGCGATGGCGCTGGGCGACCTGCTGCCTGCCGTCCGGGAGGCCGCCGGACGGCAGGCGCTGCGCCAGCCGTACGAGCAGGCGTCGATCGAGCTGTGTCGACTCGGCGTGGACGCGGTGGCGCTCGGCGCCGCCACGCTGCCGATCGCCCGCTTCCTCACCGAGGGTGGCGTCCGCCGCTGA
- a CDS encoding ABC transporter substrate-binding protein: MSRRHLGIFTAAVLAAASLTACGGSGDDSADAPKTLTYWASNQGASLEADKTILQPELDKFEKQTGIKVTVEVVPWSDLLNRLLAAATSGKGPDVVNIGNTWSASLQATGALVEFDDAALQAVGGKDRIVPAALAAAGAPGKPPAAVPLYSMAYSLYYNKKSFADAGITAPPTTWEQLAEYGKKLSTGGKWGLAIEGANPSENAHHAFTFSQQYGGEWFDSAGKPTFDTPQNVSAIKRYIDFMAADKITNPSNAEYAQNQSVSDFANGKAAMLLWQSAGSNLKTQNMPADAYGVAPVPFLASPPAGGKKVNSMVAGINMAVFKHTKNKDGALSFVKFMTSDEEQTILNKTYGSLPAVKTAGSDPAFSATEQKNIQETLVNTAAPLPQVPEESTFETLVGTAMKELFADAASGKPVTEASVKAKLTDAQQKMR; encoded by the coding sequence GTGTCGAGACGACACCTCGGGATATTCACCGCCGCCGTACTGGCCGCCGCCTCACTGACGGCCTGTGGCGGCTCCGGCGACGACTCCGCCGACGCACCCAAGACGCTCACCTACTGGGCCAGCAACCAGGGCGCCAGCCTGGAGGCCGACAAGACGATCCTCCAGCCGGAGCTGGACAAGTTCGAGAAGCAGACCGGGATCAAGGTCACCGTCGAGGTGGTCCCCTGGTCGGACCTGCTCAACCGCCTGCTCGCCGCCGCCACCTCCGGCAAGGGCCCGGACGTGGTCAACATCGGCAACACCTGGTCGGCGTCCCTGCAGGCCACCGGCGCCCTTGTCGAGTTCGACGACGCCGCGCTGCAGGCCGTCGGCGGCAAGGACCGGATCGTGCCCGCCGCGCTCGCCGCCGCCGGCGCCCCCGGCAAGCCGCCGGCCGCCGTGCCGCTCTACAGCATGGCGTACAGCCTGTACTACAACAAGAAGTCGTTCGCCGACGCCGGCATCACCGCGCCGCCGACCACCTGGGAGCAGCTCGCCGAGTACGGCAAGAAGCTCAGCACCGGCGGCAAGTGGGGCCTGGCGATCGAGGGGGCCAACCCGTCGGAGAACGCCCACCACGCCTTCACCTTCAGCCAGCAGTACGGCGGTGAGTGGTTCGACTCGGCCGGCAAGCCGACCTTCGACACCCCGCAGAACGTCTCGGCGATCAAGCGCTACATCGACTTCATGGCCGCCGACAAGATCACCAACCCGAGCAACGCCGAGTACGCGCAGAACCAGTCGGTCTCCGACTTCGCCAACGGCAAGGCCGCCATGCTGCTGTGGCAGTCCGCCGGGTCGAACCTGAAGACGCAGAACATGCCCGCCGACGCGTACGGGGTTGCCCCGGTGCCGTTCCTGGCCAGCCCGCCGGCCGGCGGCAAGAAGGTCAACAGCATGGTCGCCGGCATCAACATGGCGGTCTTCAAGCACACCAAGAACAAGGACGGCGCGCTGAGCTTCGTGAAGTTCATGACCAGCGACGAGGAGCAGACGATCCTCAACAAGACGTACGGCTCGCTGCCAGCGGTGAAGACCGCGGGCTCCGACCCGGCGTTCAGCGCCACCGAGCAGAAGAACATCCAGGAGACCCTGGTCAACACCGCGGCCCCGCTGCCGCAGGTGCCCGAGGAGAGCACCTTCGAGACCCTGGTCGGCACCGCGATGAAGGAGCTGTTCGCGGACGCGGCCAGCGGCAAGCCGGTCACCGAGGCGTCGGTGAAGGCGAAGCTGACCGACGCGCAGCAGAAGATGCGCTGA
- a CDS encoding carbohydrate ABC transporter permease, with translation MATSTTAPDADRREPRSGSPARRPARRPRGPRRSLLPYLLLAPAVVLELAIHVIPMVVGVWMSLLELTQFHIRDWSTAPFVGWENYRATLDLNSAAGKELLHSFWVTLVYSVLSVGFAWLLGISAAVVLQRPFRGRAILRALFLTPYALPVYAAVITWSFLLQRDTGLVNHVLVDQLGLLNERPFWLIGDNSFWSLLVVSVWRNWPFAFLCLMAGLQNVPGEMYEAAAIDGAGFWRRLRSVTLPMLRPVNLVLLLVLFLWTFNDFNTPFVLFGGSAPEQADLISIHIYRSSFKTWDFGSGSAMSVALLLFLLIVSAAYLLITNRRRDDHA, from the coding sequence ATGGCAACCAGCACTACCGCGCCGGACGCCGACCGACGCGAACCCCGGTCCGGGTCACCGGCCCGGAGGCCGGCCCGCCGGCCCCGCGGCCCCCGCCGCTCGCTCCTGCCGTATCTGCTGCTCGCGCCGGCCGTCGTGCTGGAACTCGCCATCCACGTGATCCCGATGGTGGTCGGGGTCTGGATGAGCCTGCTGGAGCTGACCCAGTTCCACATCCGCGACTGGTCCACCGCGCCCTTCGTCGGGTGGGAGAACTACCGGGCGACGCTCGACCTGAACAGCGCCGCCGGCAAGGAACTGCTGCACTCGTTCTGGGTCACGCTGGTCTACAGCGTGCTCTCGGTCGGGTTCGCCTGGCTGCTCGGCATCTCGGCGGCAGTCGTCCTGCAACGGCCGTTCCGCGGGCGGGCGATCCTGCGGGCGCTGTTCCTCACCCCCTACGCGCTGCCGGTCTACGCCGCGGTGATCACCTGGAGCTTCCTGCTGCAACGTGACACCGGCCTGGTCAACCACGTCCTCGTCGACCAGCTCGGGCTGCTCAACGAGCGGCCGTTCTGGCTGATCGGCGACAACAGCTTCTGGTCGCTGCTGGTGGTGTCGGTGTGGCGCAACTGGCCGTTCGCGTTCCTCTGCCTGATGGCCGGCCTGCAGAACGTGCCCGGCGAGATGTACGAGGCCGCCGCGATCGACGGCGCCGGGTTCTGGCGCCGGCTGCGCTCGGTGACCCTGCCGATGCTGCGGCCGGTGAACCTGGTGCTGCTGCTGGTGCTGTTCCTGTGGACCTTCAACGACTTCAACACCCCGTTCGTGCTCTTCGGCGGCTCCGCGCCGGAGCAGGCCGACCTCATCTCCATCCACATCTACCGCAGCTCCTTCAAGACCTGGGACTTCGGCTCCGGCTCGGCGATGTCGGTGGCGCTGCTGCTGTTCCTGCTGATCGTCTCGGCCGCGTACCTGCTGATCACCAACCGACGGAGGGACGACCATGCGTGA
- a CDS encoding carbohydrate ABC transporter permease produces the protein MRETAGERWGRRIVLTLLALFVLIPLYVMVTSAAKPLQDVQNGFTWWPSRPTLQPFVDMWSTVPLARYLVNSLVVSSIAAVCSVAVAIFAAFAVSRYRFRGRGVFSVTVLSTQMFPGILFLLPLFLIYVNLGNATGIELYASRTGLVITYLTFSLPFSIWMLVGYFDSIPRGLDEAAQVDGAGPLRILFRVILPAAVPGVVAVTVYAFMTAWGEVLFASVMTDEGSRTLAVGLQGYSTQFNVYWNQIMAASLVVSIPVVIGFLALQRYFVAGLTAGAVK, from the coding sequence ATGCGTGAGACCGCCGGTGAGCGCTGGGGCCGGCGCATCGTGCTGACCCTGCTCGCCCTCTTCGTCCTCATCCCGCTCTACGTGATGGTCACCTCCGCGGCGAAGCCGTTGCAGGACGTGCAGAACGGTTTCACCTGGTGGCCCAGCCGGCCCACCCTGCAGCCGTTCGTGGACATGTGGAGCACCGTGCCGCTGGCCCGGTACCTGGTGAACAGCCTGGTGGTGTCGAGCATCGCGGCGGTCTGCTCGGTGGCGGTGGCCATCTTCGCCGCCTTCGCGGTCAGCCGGTACCGGTTCCGCGGCCGGGGTGTCTTCTCGGTGACGGTGCTGTCCACCCAGATGTTCCCCGGCATCCTGTTCCTGCTGCCGCTGTTCCTCATCTACGTCAACCTCGGCAACGCCACCGGCATCGAGCTGTACGCCAGCCGTACCGGCCTGGTGATCACGTACCTGACCTTCTCGCTGCCGTTCTCGATCTGGATGCTGGTCGGCTACTTCGACTCGATCCCCCGTGGACTGGACGAGGCGGCGCAGGTCGACGGGGCCGGGCCGCTGCGCATCCTGTTCCGGGTCATCCTGCCGGCCGCCGTGCCCGGCGTCGTCGCGGTCACCGTGTACGCGTTCATGACCGCCTGGGGCGAGGTGCTCTTCGCCTCGGTGATGACCGACGAGGGCAGCCGCACCCTGGCCGTCGGCCTGCAGGGCTACTCCACCCAGTTCAACGTCTACTGGAACCAGATCATGGCCGCCTCGCTGGTGGTCAGCATCCCGGTCGTCATCGGGTTCCTGGCCCTGCAGCGCTACTTCGTCGCCGGCCTCACCGCCGGCGCGGTCAAGTGA